Proteins from one Paramagnetospirillum magnetotacticum MS-1 genomic window:
- a CDS encoding cache domain-containing protein produces MKFLKILSVTVLMATIAASAVFAQAKKPTQDEVKAIAIKAADFIAAKGVDEAAKAFTTEGEFKFGEIYVNVIDTQGNWVIYPPKPENKGKSVLNFIDEDGKELGKDILNTGLKGEGWTEYRWKNPATNTIQPKITYVKKVPGKDLIAYVGIYK; encoded by the coding sequence GATTTTGAGTGTCACCGTACTGATGGCGACCATTGCCGCCAGCGCCGTTTTCGCCCAGGCGAAGAAGCCGACCCAGGACGAGGTCAAGGCCATCGCCATCAAGGCGGCCGATTTCATCGCCGCCAAGGGTGTCGATGAAGCCGCCAAGGCCTTCACCACCGAAGGCGAGTTCAAGTTCGGCGAGATCTACGTCAACGTCATCGATACCCAGGGCAACTGGGTGATCTATCCCCCCAAGCCCGAGAACAAGGGCAAGAGCGTCCTGAATTTCATCGATGAAGATGGCAAGGAACTGGGCAAGGACATCCTCAATACCGGCCTGAAGGGCGAGGGTTGGACCGAGTATCGCTGGAAGAACCCGGCCACCAACACCATCCAGCCCAAGATCACTTATGTGAAGAAGGTGCCGGGCAAGGATCTCATCGCCTATGTGGG